The Motacilla alba alba isolate MOTALB_02 chromosome 27, Motacilla_alba_V1.0_pri, whole genome shotgun sequence genome includes a window with the following:
- the LOC119712262 gene encoding uncharacterized protein LOC119712262 encodes MRRARAAGLPALAALLLVTSGGAQVQQEPFLETTEGTGINITCSHPKISTNDWIQWYRLLPGRAPEFLALAARGSKDVPGIAGTLSVSEDRRSSALWLAVPRRGDAAVYYCALGATGRGAGAAAGHEPPRAGPGGASRGRCRSARRAPGARLRSSFLCPEPARTGPARPRTAPARRTTRLRPALARSPRTARPPLAPEPAAASRQTAAGCASAAASRPPDTAAAALGLLCKATSCSLTAPGQGAGKAAALTGTRGLNNAVLWRQGVMD; translated from the exons ATGCGGCGGGCTcgggccgcggggctgccggcgcTGGCCGCGCTGCTGCTCG TGACTTCAGGCGGagcccaggtgcagcaggagccgTTCCTGGAGACCACCGAGGGCACCGGCATCAACATCACCTGCTCACATCCAAAAATCAGTACCAACGACTGGATCCAGTGGTACCGTCTGCTACCGGGCCGAGCACCCGAATTCCTCGCCCTCGCTGCTAGAGGCTCCAAGGATGTGCCGGGCATTGCAGGAACGCTGTCGGTGTCGGAGGACCGGCGTTCCAGCGCGctgtggctggctgtgccccggCGCGGGGACGCGGCCGTGTATTACTGCGCGCTGGGGGCCACGGGCagaggagccggggctgcggccgggcACGAAccgccgcgggcggggccgggcggggccagcaggggccgctgccgctccgcccgccgggCTCCCGGGGCGCGGCTccgcagctccttcctctgccccgagcccgcccgcaccggccccgcacggccccgcacggccccggcgCGCCGCACAACCCGCCTGCGACCCGCGCTCGCACGCTCGCCACGCACCGCCCGGCCTCCCCTCGCTCCCGAGCCCGCCGCTGCCTCACGCCAAACTGCTGCGGGCTGCGCCTCTGCCGCCGCCTCTCGCCCTCCGGAcacggctgctgctgctctcggCCTGCTTTGCAAAGCCACGAGCTGCTCCTTGACAGcacctgggcagggagctggcaaaGCAGCTGCGCTGACAGGCACACGGGGGCTAAATAATGCAGTGCTGTGGCGTCAAGGGGTCATGGATTGA
- the LOC119712260 gene encoding uncharacterized protein LOC119712260, which produces MAGIAHTQTDIRIHRRTNGNRDADRSLQANAQLLCPELHPIGFMDTQEAWGFVPRSWIRVSAFLSRALKDNSGVPTGQQREDVRELTMGAKERQGLSMLSCTMPARCPGPQPGAAACDVQRAERRPAAPALASAPFPGGTGREPERQRRRAEPRGGAGGGPEEAARPQQSRGSGAQRGSAGGAAPCGGLGPRGCRRWPRCCSWLRPELKCSSSRSWRPPRAPASASSAHTPISGWAISSTSTVSCRAKAPNSWRSLLKRPRRCEPLKGV; this is translated from the exons ATGGCAGGGATTgctcacacacagacagacataCGGATACATAGACGGACAAATGGAAACAGGGACGCCGACAGATCTCTCCAGGCCaatgcacagctgctctgccctgagctgcatCCGATTGGTTTCATGGACACGCAGGAAGCCTGGGGCTTTGTGCCCAGGTCCTGGATCCGTGTGAGTGCATTTCTTTCCAGGGCCCTGAAGGACAATTCGGGAGTCCCCACAGGACAGCAAAGGGAGGATGTGAGGGAACTGACGATGGGAGCGAAGGAAAGGCAGGGACTGTCGATGCTGAGCTGCACGATGCCAGCCCGATGCCCTGGGCCCcagcccggcgccgccgcttGCGACGTGCAGAGAGCCGAgcgccgccccgcagcccccgcgctCGCCTCCGCTCCGTTCCCTGGCGGGACTGGGCGAGAGCCCGAGCGGCAGCGGCgcagggctgagccccgggGCGGAGCTGGCGGCGGCCCAGAGGAGGCGGCACGGCcgcagcagagccggggctcAGGGGCACAGCGAGGCTCGGCCGGCGGAGCGGCGCCATGCGGCGGGCTcgggccgcggggctgccggcgcTGGCCGCGCTGCTGCTCG TGGCTGCGGCCAGAGCtcaagtgcagcagcagccgtTCCTGGAGACCACCGAGGGCACCAGCATCAGCATCAAGTGCTCACACGCCAATATCCGGATGGGCGATTTCATCTACTTCTACCGTCAGCTGCCGGGCCAAAGCCCCGAACTCGTGGCGTTCACTGTTAAAGCGGCCAAGAAGGTGCGAGCCCCTGAAGGGCGTCTGA